The Caloenas nicobarica isolate bCalNic1 chromosome 15, bCalNic1.hap1, whole genome shotgun sequence genome includes a region encoding these proteins:
- the PPDPF gene encoding pancreatic progenitor cell differentiation and proliferation factor gives MASIPSSGSLMATHNYYRRRLSSTSSNSSCGSSEYSGEVIPHPPGLPKSDPGHWWASFFFGKTTHPAMTTVSESPESLGALQVTTGPMACGLMAAPGAGRRHHTSEPSSGPLA, from the exons ATGGCATCCATCCCATCGAGCGGCTCGCTCATGGCCACGCACAACTACTACAGAA GGCGCCTGAGCTCCACATCCAGCAACAGCTCCTGTGGCAGCTCGGAGTATTCTGGGGAGGTCATCCCCCATCCCCCGG GTCTGCCCAAGTCCGACCCCGGCCACTGGTGGGCCAGCTTCTTCTTCGGGAAGACAACTCACCCGGCCATGACAACCGTGTCGGAATCCCCGGAGAG CTTGGGAGCGCTGCAGGTGACAACAGGACCCATGGCGTGTGGCCTGATGGCAGCCCCGGGAGCGGGACGGAGGCATCACACCAGCGAGCCCAGCTCCGGGCCCTTGGCGTGA
- the EEF1A2 gene encoding elongation factor 1-alpha 2 yields MGKEKTHINIVVIGHVDSGKSTTTGHLIYKCGGIDKRTIEKFEKEAAEMGKGSFKYAWVLDKLKAERERGITIDISLWKFETTKYYITIIDAPGHRDFIKNMITGTSQADCAVLIVAAGVGEFEAGISKNGQTREHALLAYTLGVKQLIVGINKMDSTEPPYSEKRYDEIVKEVSAYIKKIGYNPATVPFVPISGWHGDNMLEPSPNMPWFKGWKVERKEGNASGVSLLEALDTILPPTRPTDKPLRLPLQDVYKIGGIGTVPVGRVETGILRPGMVVTFAPVNITTEVKSVEMHHEALSEALPGDNVGFNVKNVSVKDIRRGNVCGDSKSDPPQEAAQFTSQVIILNHPGQISAGYSPVIDCHTAHIACKFAELKEKIDRRSGKKLEDNPKSLKSGDAAIVEMIPGKPMCVESFSQYPPLGRFAVRDMRQTVAVGVIKNVEKKSGGAGKVTKSAQKAQKAGK; encoded by the exons ATGGGGAAGGAGAAGACGCACATCAACATCGTCGTCATCGGGCATGTGGACTCTGGGAAATCCACCACCACCGGGCACCTCATCTACAAATGCGGGGGCATTGACAAAAGGACCATTGAGAAATTTGAGAAGGAGGCTGCCGAG ATGGGGAAGGGGTCCTTCAAATACGCCTGGGTGCTGGACAAGCTGAAGGCCGAGCGTGAGCGTGGCATCACCATTGACATCTCGCTGTGGAAGTTTGAGACCACCAAGTACTACATCACCATCATTGATGCACCTGGCCACAGGGACTTCATCAAGAACATGATCACTGGGACCTCCCAG GCTGACTGCGCCGTCCTGATTGTTGCTGCTGGCGTTGGTGAATTTGAAGCCGGCATCTCCAAGAACGGGCAGACCCGTGAGCATGCCCTACTGGCTTACACCCTGGGGGTCAAGCAGCTCATCGTGGGCATCAACAAGATGGATTCCACAGAGCCCCCCTACAGCGAGAAACGCTACGATGAGATCGTCAAGGAGGTCAGCGCCTACATCAAGAAGATCGGCTACAACCCAGCCACAGTTCCCTTCGTGCCCATCTCGGGCTGGCACGGGGACAACATGCTGGAGCCCTCTCCCAAT ATGCCTTGGTTCAAAGGCTGGAAGGTGGAGCGCAAGGAAGGCAATGCCAGCGGGGTATCCCTCTTGGAGGCCCTGGACACCATCCTGCCTCCGACCCGCCCCACAGATAAACCCCTGCGCCTGCCCCTCCAGGACGTCTACAAGATCGGAG GGATTGGCACAGTCCCTGTGGGCCGAGTGGAGACCGGCATCCTGCGGCCCGGCATGGTGGTCACCTTCGCACCTGTGAACATCACCACTGAGGTGAAGTCCGTGGAGATGCACCATGAGGCCCTGAGTGAGGCTCTGCCCGGGGACAACGTCGGCTTCAACGTGAAGAATGTCTCCGTCAAGGACATCCGCCGCGGGAACGTCTGCGGGGACAGCAAGTCGGACCCACCGCAGGAAGCAGCGCAGTTCACATCTCAG GTGATCATCCTGAACCACCCTGGCCAGATCAGCGCTGGCTACTCGCCTGTCATCGACTGCCACACCGCACACATCGCCTGCAAGTTCGCTGAGCTGAAGGAGAAGATTGACCGACGATCCGGCAAGAAGCTGGAGGACAATCCCAAGTCCCTGAAATCGGGCGATGCGGCCATCGTGGAGATGATCCCTGGCAAGCCGATGTGTGTGGAGAGCTTCTCCCAGTACCCACCCCTCG GCCGCTTCGCTGTCCGTGACATGCGGCAGACTGTGGCTGTGGGCGTCATCAAGAACGTGGAGAAGAAAAGCGGTGGGGCCGGTAAAGTCACCAAGTCTGCCCAGAAGGCCCAGAAGGCTGGCAAATGA